One Coregonus clupeaformis isolate EN_2021a chromosome 33, ASM2061545v1, whole genome shotgun sequence DNA window includes the following coding sequences:
- the tdrd6 gene encoding tudor domain-containing 6: protein MCSIPGLPTPGSNISVLITRVNCSPQCDIVELWGNFDQERKIAYQRLRKDIQFPRETFCELEGNPGDVCLVQIYETWYRVRIVSRNGSSYNVFLIDEGRILGATTSMLAWGQKEFFHLPPEVEFCVLSNVLPLSPENRWSPVALEFLKSLCGKTVDACVQDILVPHRTFLLNVPCISRQMHEMGFAKKLSTEKFKLYVSKSLQSGASNSTGSPQKSSMRNDPLETREQIEKQHQYMYPELQTETVETVIVTEVTNPLRVFCQLKVFSQELKKLTEQITQHYEGRVETGIARPETLGSPCASRGSDGRWYRSMLQQVFPDNNVVEVLHVDYGKKQFVQAENIRPLATEFFRMPVVTYVCSLHGVIDKGVGWTAAQIKYLKSLLLNRTVIAKFEYQSLSEGVHYVTLYGDENTNINNLFSTKERCLLDSKSHGDYAVRNNRASPPHPDGIKCQETAPPRSEDPKEVQAKYPAEDLPLNSSHVAVVQHVENPSEFWIHTQMYADAFNQMMDDLADLYSNPVSVGVVECPKVGLYCAARSQDNTFYRATVSEVTGNKVRVFFFDYGNTEMIDWFNLGVLPDKFKELPALALKCRLAGIRPKDEKWSQNATDFFTKSIADKILDVRITAKSHGTYIVQLTDSSAHGERDVSKLLCSAGFAEKGDTSKTTHKASSGPIIAPTTQNPRAIPYVFKASGGPQGSSTSDSTVNESRTAFKEYLFPIGSSVEVTVSYIESPNDFWCQLAQNSNHLKCLMQDIQQHYADTEFGQPVEPACVARHPDNGMWYRALVIQKHATLHVDVLFIDYGQTKTVSLQDLRRIDPNFLQLKGQAFRCSLYNLIHPTSHTTEWTEDAIRQFQDFVDTAASDHGVLKCTIYAVMYDAQKVVFNVVDLETPFQSVCSLMVKKGLANRAPAKKAPSSPFRLDTYYYSTHNIKTGSEEEVSVTSVKNVNHFYCQLKRNADTVEGLAESINTLCRQLEITNCPQTFGTVCFAKYRDGEWYRGQIKSTKPTILVHFVDYGDTLEVKKSDLLPIPIEASEIMSVPVQAVQCGLSDIPGEVTSEVNGWFETSMTDRNFRALVVAKEPGGKLLVELYDRKMQVNAKIKEKFNLEMHRQERVVHQSRRPRDASSSHISALETKPRSTPKEVLQKTDEDTQKCEKLPRAPYRTPHQKRAPQKEIVVPKAKVKDLPKLTDLPSKSIKPGMVADVFVSHCNSPQSFFVQLIKEEDDIYSIVEKLNDEQSTAATIHTKDLSQGDLVNAEFPDDSSWYRAVVSEILGNEMALVEFIDFGNTATVSVSKICRLDKHFLEIPRFSIHCFLSGVTAVENQAELDPEVVSNFKENVGVNGNKRLGCMFMKQSGSFWEVGLVHGSKAITCNIPPSGPTASSDVIPKTSESTNQEAEEPQQSPSARSVPPEMSTLVNVKTARYSKPDISEGQTLEVYASIINGPQSFWCQSAESDELEKITEVVKDAGNAVASTLIDTETLCTGSPCIALFVDDEQWYRAEVLRKDGDALSILFVDYGNESTVNLKDVRPVPTLLIDTPPQAFQCQLEGFDFSQGSWHDTAADQLSELIKDKLLHLTVLRVSSQERGGITCFLKVKCEEEVINDTMKLYWQSSVDRETSEDEDKSDPTGVAISGDTPSLLGELKLAEEKATVPNSSPEEPYENVSEHDTYDALAHSETHELVDEDKCTDISDEQQDNSVPTQATDEDHAEDVDLISFQEDADCFDHLGNTESIDDDGEEEKQSDTNEIQEPRTVIRGPSVKIPNEGKETKSIPTIIICEEPSDAGLECVSESGDSCEAQAATSQVNNDKDILVSRAKMDTLEVDKDESGSVSVLEKAFSLDDSESRLYLDENFDETSLSNFDQGQDDIYEEVFKLCAELVVESAKSEHPVPEESKTKDEELETLAVELETKKEESGIRDEVNNSAVVPESEFGQLQRVEQTVPVGSSCIVWSSAKKSWCKAKILKVFEDSVKVLLLDHDTEMIVDPHNIFELLSSEPEEFELDQSDDFDTASSNAGSEHDHEDTDDSDNTTAGDDLSKTASEVRDDATLAVCAPVEESSDVLTEQLVDIEPATDAEVVSSAPTQDKDDVVLEEDASCLGEVTSCLIEGCLVATTDDGAEIKKATYADVVSSAPPQEKDDLLGEAKSSPDEHCLVSTEQRADAQEATDVEVKSSAPTQDKDDLLCPDEDCSDSAEGFAEIDEATDVEVVSSVPTQDKGTELLSKIFTNDDVQLEEKTSVPGEDSAEVVMSQVTHLSLRVEENSDDDVIFVSETRTT from the exons ATGTGTTCAATCCCTGGGCTCCCAACACCAGGTTCAAACATTTCAGTTCTTATAACAAGGGTGAACTGCAGTCCCCAGTGTGATATTGTGGAGCTTTGGGGCAATTTTGATCAAGAGAGAAAAATTGCTTATCAACGCCTGCGAAAAGACATTCAGTTTCCCAGAGAAACCTTTTGTGAATTGGAGGGAAATCCTGGAGATGTGTGCTTGGTTCAGATATATGAAACTTGGTATAGGGTACGCATAGTCTCAAGAAATGGCTCAAGTTACAATGTGTTCCTTATTGACGAAGGGAGAATTCTTGGTGCCACCACTAGCATGTTGGCTTGGGGTCAGAAAGAGTTTTTCCACCTACCCCCTGAAGTGGAATTCTGTGTTCTCTCTAATGTGTTGCCCCTGTCACCCGAGAACAGGTGGTCTCCAGTGGCCTTAGAATTTCTGAAGTCCCTCTGCGGAAAGACGGTTGATGCATGTGTCCAGGACATCTTGGTGCCCCATAGAACGTTCCTCCTGAATGTTCCCTGCATATCTAGACAGATGCACGAAATGGGGTTTGCCAAGAAGCTGAGCACCGAAAAGTTCAAGCTCTACGTTTCAAAGTCATTGCAGAGTGGGGCATCAAATTCTACAGGATCTCCACAGAAGTCATCCATGAGAAATGACCCACTGGAGACCCGTGAGCAAATTGAGAAGCAGCACCAGTACATGTATCCAGAGCTGCAAACGGAAACCGTAGAGACGGTCATTGTCACGGAGGTAACCAACCCACTGCGCGTCTTCTGTCAGTTGAAGGTGTTTTCTCAAGAGTTGAAGAAACTAACGGAGCAGATTACACAACACTACGAAGGCCGTGTGGAAACGGGCATCGCCAGACCCGAAACGTTGGGTTCCCCATGTGCCTCAAGAGGAAGTGACGGAAGGTGGTATCGGTCTATGTTACAACAGGTCTTTCCAGACAATAATGTGGTTGAAGTGCTGCATGTTGACTATGGGAAGAAACAGTTTGTCCAAGCAGAGAACATCAGACCACTGGCCACAGAGTTCTTCAGGATGCCTGTTGTCACATATGTCTGCTCTCTCCACGGCGTCATCGACAAAGGCGTTGGATGGACGGCTGCCCAGATTAAATATTTGAAATCCCTACTTCTGAACAGGACTGTGATCGCCAAGTTCGAGTACCAGAGTCTGTCAGAGGGAGTCCACTACGTAACACTCTATGGGGATGAAAACACAAACATCAACAACCTGTTTAGCACAAAGGAGAGATGTCTGCTGGACTCAAAGTCGCATGGAGATTATGCTGTTCGCAACAACCGTGCGAGTCCTCCACATCCAGATGGAATCAAATGTCAGGAAACTGCACCACCTCGCTCTGAAGATCCCAAGGAAGTTCAGGCAAAGTATCCTGCCGAAGATCTCCCTCTGAATTCTTCACACGTGGCAGTTGTACAACATGTGGAGAACCCTTCAGAATTCTGGATTCATACACAGATGTATGCAGATGCGTTTAATCAAATGATGGATGATCTTGCTGATTTGTACAGCAACCCGGTCAGTGTGGGAGTCGTCGAATGTCCAAAAGTTGGCCTTTATTGTGCTGCCAGATCACAAGACAACACTTTTTACAGGGCGACTGTGTCTGAAGTCACTGGGAACAAGGTCAGGGTCTTCTTTTTTGACTACGGAAACACAGAGATGATTGACTGGTTCAATCTCGGAGTCCTTCCTGACAAGTTTAAAGAGTTGCCAGCACTTGCACTGAAGTGTAGACTGGCCGGTATTAGACCAAAAGATGAGAAATGGAGCCAAAATGCTACAGACTTCTTCACGAAATCAATTGCAGACAAGATCCTGGATGTACGCATAACTGCAAAGTCTCACGGTACTTACATTGTTCAACTGACGGACTCATCTGCACATGGAGAGCGAGATGTCAGTAAGCTGCTTTGCAGTGCTGGCTTTGCAGAGAAGGGCGACACAAGTAAGACAACTCACAAGGCCTCTTCAGGGCCTATCATCGCCCCCACAACACAGAACCCACGTGCCATTCCTTATGTGTTCAAGGCAAGCGGTGGCCCTCAAGGATCGTCCACCAGTGATTCCACTGTCAATGAGTCCAGAACTGCCTTCAAGGAATACCTGTTTCCAATAGGAAGTTCAGTTGAAGTCACAGTGTCTTACATTGAGAGTCCAAATGACTTTTGGTGCCAACTAGCACAAAATTCTAATCATCTAAAATGTCTCATGCAAGACATTCAGCAGCACTATGCTGACACTGAGTTTGGGCAGCCTGTGGAACCTGCCTGTGTTGCCCGCCACCCAGACAACGGAATGTGGTACAGAGCCCTGGTCATTCAGAAGCATGCAACACTGCACGTTGATGTGCTGTTCATAGACTATGGTCAGACAAAGACAGTCTCCCTGCAAGACTTGCGCCGCATAGATCCAAACTTCCTGCAACTAAAAGGTCAAGCTTTTCGTTGCAGCTTGTACAACCTCATCCACCCTACTTCTCACACCACTGAATGGACTGAAGATGCCATTAGACAGTTCCAGGACTTTGTGGACACCGCAGCGTCCGACCATGGGGTCTTAAAGTGCACCATATATGCAGTAATGTACGATGCCCAAAAAGTGGTATTCAATGTGGTGGATCTGGAAACACCCTTTCAGAGTGTCTGCAGCTTGATGGTTAAGAAAGGACTGGCAAACCGTGCACCTGCCAAGAAAGCCCCTTCCTCCCCTTTCCGGTTGGACACCTACTACTACTCCACTCACAACATCAAAACGGGGAGTGAAGAAGAGGTAAGTGTGACAAGTGTGAAAAATGTAAATCACTTCTACTGCCAGCTGAAAAGGAATGCAGATACAGTTGAAGGACTTGCAGAGAGCATCAACACGCTGTGTCGCCAGTTGGAGATCACCAACTGTCCCCAAACATTTGGAACTGTGTGCTTTGCGAAATACAGGGATGGAGAGTGGTACAGAGGGCAGATCAAGTCTACAAAGCCAACAATCCTGGTGCACTTTGTGGATTATGGCGACACATTGGAAGTAAAGAAATCAGATCTGCTTCCCATTCCCATTGAGGCCAGTGAGATCATGTCGGTGCCTGTACAAGCTGTCCAATGTGGGCTTTCTGATATCCCCGGAGAGGTTACAAGTGAGGTGAACGGCTGGTTTGAGACCAGTATGACTGACCGGAACTTCAGGGCTCTTGTGGTGGCAAAAGAACCTGGGGGCAAGTTGCTGGTGGAGCTCTATGACAGGAAAATGCAAGTGAACGCAAAGATAAAGGAGAAGTTCAACCTTGAGATGCACAGACAAGAGCGGGTGGTACACCAGAGCAGGAGACCACGTGATGCATCCAGCAGCCACATCTCAGCTCTTGAGACCAAACCTCGGTCTACACCTAAAGAGGTGCTCCAAAAAACAGACGAGGACACCCAAAAGTGTGAGAAACTCCCTCGAgcaccctacaggacaccacatcAAAAACGGGCACCGCAAAAGGAGATTGTAGTTCCCAAAGCAAAGGTGAAAGATCTTCCAAAACTCACAGACCTGCCCTCAAAATCCATAAAACCAGGCATGGTAGCAGATGTCTTTGTCTCACATTGCAATAGTCCACAGAGTTTCTTTGTACAGTTGATCAAGGAGGAAGACGACATTTATTCCATTGTGGAAAAACTCAATGATGAACAGTCAACTGCTGCAACCATTCACACTAAGGACTTGAGTCAAGGAGACCTGGTCAATGCAGAGTTTCCAGATGATTCGTCATGGTACCGTGCAGTTGTAAGTGAAATACTGGGAAACGAAATGGCTCTTGTTGAGTTCATAGACTTTGGAAATACAGCAACAGTTTCAGTCTCCAAGATATGTCGACTCGACAAACACTTCCTTGAAATTCCCAGGTTCAGCATTCACTGCTTCCTAAGTGGAGTGACAGCTGTCGAAAACCAAGCAGAACTGGATCCGGAAGTTGTGTCTAACTTCAAAGAGAACGTTGGTGTAAACGGCAACAAACGGTTAGGGTGCATGTTCATGAAACAGTCTGGATCTTTTTGGGAGGTTGGCCTAGTGCACGGCAGCAAAGCAATCACATGCAACATACCTCCCAGCGGCCCAACAGCCTCTTCTGATGTGATACCTAAGACATCAGAAAGCACCAACCAAGAGGCAGAAGAGCCCCAACAAAGCCCTTCTGCAAGAAGTGTTCCACCAGAGATGAGCACTTTGGTCAATGTCAAGACTGCTCGTTACAGTAAGCCTGACATTTCAGAGGGACAGACCTTAGAAGTCTATGCCTCTATTATAAATGGGCCTCAGTCCTTTTGGTGTCAATCTGCTGAATCAGACGAACTTGAAAAGATCACTGAAGTTGTTAAAGATGCTGGGAATGCTGTGGCATCTACGTTAATTGACACTGAAACCCTGTGCACTGGAAGCCCTTGCATTGCTCTATTTGTGGATGATGAACAGTGGTACCGTGCAGAAGTCCTCAGGAAAGATGGAGATGCCCTATCCATTCTCTTTGTGGACTATGGAAATGAGTCTACAGTCAATCTGAAAGATGTGAGGCCAGTGCCAACTCTGCTCATTGACACACCCCCACAGGCGTTCCAGTGTCAGCTTGAAGGGTTTGATTTTTCACAAGGCTCCTGGCATGACACTGCTGCTGACCAGTTATCAGAACTCATAAAAGACAAGCTTCTACACCTGACAGTTCTGAGAGTATCCAGTCAAGAGCGGGGTGGGATCACATGTTTCCTCAAGGTGAAATGTGAGGAAGAAGTGATAAATGACACTATGAAGCTGTACTGGCAGAGCTCTGTTGACAGAGAAACGTCTGAAGACGAAGACAAGTCCGATCCTACAGGAGTTGCAATATCAGGTGACACGCCTTCATTGTTAGGTGAATTGAAGTTGGCTGAGGAAAAGGCAACAGTGCCCAACTCAAGTCCCGAAGAGCCATATGAAAACGTCAGCGAGCACGACACATACGATGCTTTGGCCCATAGTGAAACTCATGAGTTAGTGGATGAGGACAAATGCACAGACATTTCTGATGAGCAACAGGACAACTCAGTACCCACCCAAGCAACAGATGAAGATCACGCCGAGGACGTGGATCTGATAAGTTTCCAAGAAGATGCAGACTGTTTTGATCACCTTGGCAACACAGAGTCAATTGACGATGACGGAGAGGAAGAAAAACAGTCTGACACAAATGAGATCCAAGAACCCAGGACCGTCATACGTGGTCCGAGTGTAAAGATACCCAACGAAGGGAAAGAGACTAAGTCCATTCCCACCATCATCATCTGTGAGGAACCCAGTGATGCAGGACTTGAATGTGTCTCAGAGAGTGGAGATTCATGTGAGGCTCAAGCGGCAACCTCCCAAGTGAACAACGACAAAGACATCTTGGTTTCAAGGGCTAAAATGGACACATTGGAAGTGGACAAAGACGAAAGTGGGAGTGTATCAGTACTGGAAAAAGCCTTCAGTCTGGATGACTCAGAATCACGACTGTACTTAGACGAAAACTTTGACGAGACTTCTCTTTCAAACTTCGACCAAGGTCAAGACGACATCTATGAGGAAGTCTTCAAACTGTGTGCTGAGCTTGTCGTCGAGAGTGCAAAGTCGGAACATCCTGTCCCAGAGGAGTCCAAGACGAAAGATGAGGAACTGGAGACCTTGGCTGTGGAGTTGGAGACCAAAAAAGAGGAATCTGGAATCAGAGATGAGGTCAACAACTCTGCTGTTGTACCTGAATCTG AGTTTGGTCAACTTCAGAGAGTTGAGCAGACTGTTCCAGTTGGGTCATCCTGTATCGTTTGGTCCTCTGCTAAGAAGAGTTGGTGTAAAGCAAAGATTTTGAAAGTCTTTGAGGACTCCGTAAAG GTTCTACTGCTGGATCACGACACTGAAATGATAGTAGACCCACACAATATATTTGAGCTGTTGTCTTCAGAACCAGAAGAG TTTGAACTTGACCAGAGCGATGACTTCGATACAGCGTCATCGAATGCTGGGTCAGAGCATG ATCACGAAGACACAGATGACAGTGACAACACCACTGCAGGAGATGATCTGAGCAAGACTGCCTCAGAG GTCCGGGATGACGCCACTCTAGCTGTGTGTGCACCAGTGGAGGAATCTAGTG ATGTGCTTACAGAACAGCTAGTTGATATTGAGCCAGCAACTGATGCAGAGGTTGTATCCAGTGCTCCCACACAGGATAAG GATGATGTCGTGCTTGAGGAAGACGCCTCGTGTCTTGGAGAAGTGACTTCATGTCTCATTGAAGGCTGTTTAG TTGCAACCACAGATGATGGCGCTGAGATCAAGAAAGCAACCTATGCAGATGTTGTATCAAGTGCTCCCCCGCAGGAAAAG GATGATCTTCTAGGGGAAGCAAAGTCTAGTCCTGATGAACACTGTTTAG TGTCCACAGAACAGAGAGCTGATGCTCAAGAGGCAACCGATGTGGAGGTTAAATCCAGTGCTCCCACACAGGACAAG